The genomic region CATTTTTTAAAGCAAatttaaatatatgtatattatatacatatagatgCAACAATACCGTGTGCACACCTGTGTATAAATTATATACttaaataatgtgtgtataGATACTGTATATCCTCTATACTTTCAtcttctctctatatataaatatactgtatacatgagGTTGTGTATTTGACATGCCTGATTCATGGGCTTCTGAGGGTAAACGGTTCTGGAGTGTTACTTGGCACCACTGATTGCATATTAGGCCCTACTAGCTTTTACACATTTTTTAGAGAGAAGATTAGCTTTCTATCATCCTCAAGTCATTCATGTTATTTTTGACTGAATGTTAGATGTAGCTTAGACTGGCCACTAGATGACAGTAGCCTATACTACAGCACCAAGTTTAATCTCAATGCCAGGATATTTcaacagaagaagaaacaaaaTCATGAACGAAGGTTCAGTGTTTGCATACTTCAGCCAATAATGTAATTTCGGAGTAAATGTGAAGTATTAATATTTACAATGTCTGAAGTTGCGGCTGACGAAATGTCCGTGTTGTCTGCGATATACTGCGGAAAGGACGAGTTTGAACTGTTGGAAGAATCAGGTGAATGAAGCTCCGCTTGTGACATTCCTACTATTGCAACATGACACATTCTagattcataataataattgattGATAGACTGTTGTGTAGTTTCCTCCGGCgtatttcatttgtgtgtttattgtttctCATCATTCACAGCTGATAAAGGATTTGTGTTCCGCGTAAAACTTTTGGTGGAGGGAATTCCTTTAAACATTATTTTCCATCTGTCCCCGGAGTATCCGCGGTGCCTACCAGTTATCAGCGTCAGTTCCGAAGACTTGTCCCGACACCAGTGTCAGTCAATAAAGGAGAGTTTGATTAAGAAGGCGGTGGAGTTACAACCGGATCCAATGGTTCACGAACTACTTTCATGGTTTAAGGAGAACTCTTCAGGCTTTATGACGGTAGCAACCATAGCACCGACACAAAAAGATGAACAGGGCACATGGGTTGCTCTGTTGCATTTGGACCACATGAGGGCAAAGACTAAATATGTTAAACTCATTGAAAAATTTACTTCAGAGTTGGACCTAACCGGAAGACTCTTCTTAGGGAGAATCATATTAATTCTCCTACAAGGAGCAAGAGAAAACATTAAGGTAAACAAGAATTTACACTGAaattctttcttcatctctctccagtGATCCCATAgctttaataataatagttgtatattgtattattacatacatatatattgtgCCTATTAATATATATGTGATTCGGAACATTCTTATAGTTGAGGTTGGTGATGTTCCAAATCAGAAATGTACCTGTTATGATCTCCACCTCAGGAGTATCTACATTTACAGAAAACAGCAAAGGTGGATGTGGATTCATCTGGTAAAAGATGCAAGGAGAAAATGATGAGAGTCCTCTGTGAAACTCCTCTTTCAGACGGCCTCCAACAGTTAAGGCCTTACTTGTGACCTTTAATGACAATTGTGTTAGTAGTCCAACAATACGTTTGCAAATGCAGTACACCTGCTCTGCTGAGGATAATGGGAAAGTTGAAccagtgcattttttttttacaaaacatttccCTGTCATGATAAATGTTTGTGAAATGACTGTACAGTATTAGTGCAATGTAGATGAAGGTCCATAACTGTTTTCCCTATATGTGTCATGCAGGTTACCCACATTTGATGTGAAAGAATTTTCAACTCTTGAAGATCTCAAAACAGAATTTCAAGCAATCGGTTTCAAAATGATGTATGAGGAGTTTGTACCCTCATTACTATAACATGTTAACATCACTTCTTTATGTCTGTATGGGTTTGATACTGATCCCTATGGTGCATAGATCTATCCTCTCCATTTGTATTTGGAGAAGAATTACAACAATAAACCACATTTCAGAAATCATGTGTTATTCATTTCTTTTGATTGGGAACTAAATTATCAGATTCAGTGGTACTGTATTTTGGGGGATATGGTGGCATCATTTAGACCATCATGCTAAATCATCATGCTTTAAATATGACCACCGCTTCAAaatttatttttactttaaatCCTTACGgaacatttacaaaatcattAAATCTTTCGCTACTTGGGACAGTTTGCACATTGTGCATGGTGTCCAAAGATTGCTGCTTGCGGGTTTTTAAAATGTATGCTAAAATAGTGTGCACAGGCATTTAtgtaggcctgtgtgttactgcttcacaccctttAGCATACAGCCGACACAATCACAAAGTATAGTATGTTAAATATTTGGAAACCTAGGGATCTCTCCTATTTAGTGCTGTCAAATAACATTGGTTTACATTCAGAATAGTCAAAATGGGGGGAAGGTAAATAACTGCACATTAGGCAACTACTAttcattatgtcattaatgaaCAGTGACAGAACGATGAAGTATACTCACATAACCATTAcatcttaaagggaaacttcggGATTTTTTAACCTGGGGCCCCGTGTCCacatttttactagggacaaaaactaTCGAAATTTTTTAACCTGGGGCCCCATGTCCacatttttactagggacaaaaactaTCGAAATCCGTCCAatattgagttagaatgctagAACTGAAACAGAAATATATGGTACATATATAACAGTTATATGGTAAGgccatggggcaagcatctaCGTCAAAGAAACCCGCTTGTTTTCGCCAATAACATGATCATATTCTTATTATAAgcgtctgacaacatggaaaggatccctacagagatagacctgtgtctgtttacctcaataactgtagaAAACCACACTGTCCTTACCGTCGCGAAGCTCTGCCCCTCAACACATTGACAAATACAAGCACGACACTGGCGAACACGCCCCTCTTACGCGTTCTCGGTAATGTTCGCCTTTCTTCGTGCATATGCTGCCACCATTTTACTAGCTACTGTGGTTTAGGAAAGGTTGTGGTTGACGGTCTAAAAATCAGCATCTAAAGGCGGAGAATATTTCATTGGCAATGGATGGGTACGTATGGTTAATAATATAAATGGAAATGGCTTATCCTGTTGTAGCTATTTAACTATTTGAAAAGGATTTTTGAATTGAGGCGAAATCTTATTTTTCAGAACaaacagctagctagctagctagcgggCCACGTTTGATTTGAATCGGCATAGTGATATACCAGCCCATTAGCTTCCTGATGCGCATAAACTTGCTAAGCGGATTCGCTGAAATTAATACAATATAAAACACAAATTTGTGTTTAAAGTCGTCAGTTTGGTGCATTTACATACTATGCAATCTGTTGTGCTCTATGAGTTTAAGTGATGTCAATAATCAGTCACGCATGGATCTTCCTTGTTGCAAAtcattagctaacgttagcttgctgcGAAGATGGCAAAGAAGGCGCGCTCCATTGTGATGTGAATGAATGGCTAACCAACTAACGTTAGCGACGCCTCCTTTGTCTGAAATCCTTTTCGATTCCAAACTAATCCGGTCTGGATATTATGGTATTGGTAAACACACCGTTTTCATGTACATTTCTGTACCGAAAATAAAGGCATCTGGTAGCATGCATCACCAATTTACCGATTATTTAAGTCAATGCCCTCAATACACTATGATGGCTAACGCTAGTGGCTAAAACACGGAGAACTAGTTAAATGGCTGAGGGCCTTTCAGCAGTGCGACCTTACAGCGTTTATCGCTCATTGTTCCGATTTTTTTACGAGGCTGATGGTTCATCGTGTTTTACgttccaaacaaacacaagtaaACTTCTCAATTGACCTGTGCAACAGCTGGTTTGTAAGATTTTAATTAAATTGGCAATAACTAACGTTACGATTGGTAATGTTAGCTAATTTGCGTGCGCTGGTTGCTAGCCCACCAACGTTAGCTAGTAGAAACAATAACATTGCGTTGCTTGGTTAGTATCCAAGCTACCTGAATTCCACGTTAATCCGTGTTCCGCTATTGAATGTTTTCCAATCGAAGTGTGGCAGATTAGCTAACTACATTGTATTTCTGCAACACAATTAGCCAATTGCTTCAGACACATTCGTGCACCTCCGCAAGTCGCGCCCAATGCAACTTAATGCGTTCTCAAAATAGCAGTAGGCAGAATCCCAGCTCACTAACGCACTTGTTGGAATCTTGGTTCTTTATTCGACCAATTTCCTTTTCATTTGGAAAAGTCGCTGTGTCGTAACATTGTAACCCAACCTTTTTATAAATTGACACCGTTCGTGGACCGCGTGTCTAATTTTCTTTTCTGGTTTGTTTCAACAGTGATGTCGCGGTTGGTGTGAAGGTGAGTGCTAAATACAGCTGTGCTACCAAATAATTGAACGATGTCAAGAGTTTACATGCCACTGTTCTGCATTCAGAAAACTAGAAACCTCATCTTCCATGTGTTAACACTCTTTCAACGCTATTCCCAGAATGTTGACAAGTATGGATTTGTATTCCTGACTTATATTtccttctttgttttattctagAGGGGATCAGATGAGTTGCTCTCAGGTAGCCACTACAACAGTCCCAACTCCTCTGTTACTTGTGAGTTGTTCTCTGAAGAAACAATTCTCCTTTACCCGTCACATGCCATACAGTTTTGCCTTCTGTATTGtgctggggaggtgggggtgctgTGTCTGCTTTTCTGAATTAGAAATAAGTGCTTGCCTACACCAACAGgagattgttgtgtttttctttgcccACCAGCCCCCCAATTCAGCATTCTGTGATTCTCGCATTGTTTTGAGTTTGTAACCTGATATGACGTGTCtttgctttgctgaaaaaaatatttctgaCCACCTCTATTGAAagtgtttctctgtgtactgCTGTGCACTGGTATGATCTTGgttgctctgttctgttctcccaGCGAATGGAAGTGACAGTAAGAAGCTGAGGGTAGAGGAGAACCCACCCTCCCGGGTCATCCATATCCGAAAGCTTCCAAACGAGGTGTCTGAGACGGAGGTCATTGCTCTGGGCCTGCCCTTTGGAAAGGTCACAAACATCCTTATGCTGAAGGGTAAAAACCAGGTACAGAAATGAGTGGACTCAAATACCCTCTCTGAACAGTGATCTGTTTAGACTTCAGTGTACACATGAATAATGGATGACTTGATCATTGACCTGATACATTCAGCTGCTTGGCTGCTGATGTGGTTGGCTGGCTGATTCTTATGTAGACGTTTGTCTGTCTTAGGCTTTCCTAGAAATGGGCACAGAGGAAGCGGCCATCACCATGGTGAACTATTACACGACAGTGACACCCCAAGTGCGAAACGTCCCTGTTTTCATCCAGTACTCCAACCACAAAGAACTGAAGACAGACAGCACTCTTAATCAGGTAGGCGATATCTGCTGTGGACTGGAGCTCCTGGTAGTGCTCCATGTCTAGCTCTGTTAGCTGCTGACTCCTTGCATTCTGTCTTGAACATGAGAACCACTTAATATGTGCTTGATGCTCACATTGTGGTTCTGCACGGTCACGTCCTCTTTGACATTACTGACTCCAAACATAGCTGTAGGTTTGAGCACTGATCACACATTCGCTGCAGAAACTTGTCTAAAGCAAAACCAAACCCTGTCAATGATTGCGTAAtggttatttttaattattattataatgtatatatatttttaatctccctttctctggcCCTCTCAGCGAGCTCAGGCAGTGCTGCAGGCGGTgtcagcagtgcaggatggcagCTCCCCTAACTCCGAGTCCGGAGGCAGTGAGAACGTGCTGACCCCGGCCCCTAGCCCCGTGCTCAGGATCATCATCGACAACATGTTCTACCCCGTCACACTGGACGTGCTACAGCAGGTATTCCCCACCTTTCAACCCAAAACACTCTCCACCCTCACCTCAGACTGCCAGGGGTGTAGTTGTGTTTAAATGTCACTGTTCAGTACACACCAACCTTGTGCTTATCAGCAGAGCCATTCATATTTAATAATGCTTGTTGTGAACAAAAATGCACAACATTTGTACATGGTATGTAATGAAAGAATGGGCCAATACAATGATTGCTTCAGCATATTTGAAGAGAATCTCTGCATCGTCAAATTACAGAACCTGTACATAATAGATTGGTTTCATTAAATGCTTGCTTTTGTCATTGGCAAATCAAATTTGGAGCTGGAGATATTTTTTCATGTTGTCTTTCAACATGCATGCCTAGCTTGCAGATCTTTGAGTGTCTGAACTTTAAAGGCCACTGAACCACATTATGGGCCTCAGGTTGCTAGGTGGCCTCAGTAGACAAAGCCAAAAAAAATCCCTGCCTTGCCAGCCTGCCAATTCCATTTAACATCAGTTGAATTAATCCACAACAGCTATCATGTATCCACAAAGTATTGCGTAATTAATCATTTACTGTTGTATGTGACCGTCCATGAAATGATAGGCTGAAGTTGCATTCTACCTAACTTTTATAGACGGTGATTATTTGCTTCAGCAGTAGTGT from Clupea harengus chromosome 10, Ch_v2.0.2, whole genome shotgun sequence harbors:
- the rwdd3 gene encoding RWD domain-containing protein 3 isoform X3, producing the protein MSEVAADEMSVLSAIYCGKDEFELLEESADKGFVFRVKLLVEGIPLNIIFHLSPEYPRCLPVISVSSEDLSRHQCQSIKESLIKKAVELQPDPMVHELLSWFKENSSGFMTVATIAPTQKDEQGTWVALLHLDHMRAKTKYVKLIEKFTSELDLTGRLFLGRIILILLQGARENIKEYLHLQKTAKVDVDSSGKRCKEKMMRVLCETPLSDGLQQLRPYL
- the rwdd3 gene encoding RWD domain-containing protein 3 isoform X4, with protein sequence MSEVAADEMSVLSAIYCGKDEFELLEESADKGFVFRVKLLVEGIPLNIIFHLSPEYPRCLPVISVSSEDLSRHQCQSIKESLIKKAVELQPDPMVHELLSWFKENSSGFMTVATIAPTQKDEQGTWVALLHLDHMRAKTKYVKLIEKFTSELDLTGRLFLGRIILILLQGARENIKVTHI
- the rwdd3 gene encoding RWD domain-containing protein 3 isoform X2; translated protein: MSEVAADEMSVLSAIYCGKDEFELLEESADKGFVFRVKLLVEGIPLNIIFHLSPEYPRCLPVISVSSEDLSRHQCQSIKESLIKKAVELQPDPMVHELLSWFKENSSGFMTVATIAPTQKDEQGTWVALLHLDHMRAKTKYVKLIEKFTSELDLTGRLFLGRIILILLQGARENIKKTAKVDVDSSGKRCKEKMMRVLCETPLSDGLQQLPTFDVKEFSTLEDLKTEFQAIGFKMMYEEFVPSLL
- the rwdd3 gene encoding RWD domain-containing protein 3 isoform X1; translation: MSEVAADEMSVLSAIYCGKDEFELLEESADKGFVFRVKLLVEGIPLNIIFHLSPEYPRCLPVISVSSEDLSRHQCQSIKESLIKKAVELQPDPMVHELLSWFKENSSGFMTVATIAPTQKDEQGTWVALLHLDHMRAKTKYVKLIEKFTSELDLTGRLFLGRIILILLQGARENIKEYLHLQKTAKVDVDSSGKRCKEKMMRVLCETPLSDGLQQLPTFDVKEFSTLEDLKTEFQAIGFKMMYEEFVPSLL